One part of the Moorena sp. SIOASIH genome encodes these proteins:
- a CDS encoding HEAT repeat domain-containing protein: MFEVLSLSAILEIPKIASSLLAAVKVGKGIAQFLNKSDLEKAIKAGAEAVDQWEKQFYIKEHLFYKIGPDGFKGSKNFLGNYFTHPEVLKELTKPLLNQGKPDCDFLVRLFQQQAETNNIKLNQKASLQDWIKTFVNAYFQQTATYLKFQVAKQDYCNQLANWFNDVKFAGMAVAGQEVEKSEKLAQIFVMPDVVEEVSTARDLELERLTEESGEKSERALLEKRTGRKFLANQLLSQNQSRRVVILGAPGSGKTTLMSYFAVMLAQGKPKVRLDDDTDWLPILIRIRDLARHPDKSLIDYARMFAEKTMAVKPLPEGFFDHWLSDGRALILLDGLDEVAEDAKRYDVVRRINSFLGQFDRNRAIITSRPAGYRRDFFRTEDFPHYQIEPFDDQKISTFIDNWYNSRFQDQAEAERRKQTLRKALDDNDRIKLLARNPLLLTIIALIHRYQAVLPKERHKLYDKAVETLLTSWDANKELSSDKRLTHLGLDDLRRLMESLAYWIHSQENVENNDSGTLIDRDELIDQLKQQIKAMKEVKLHEAEKEAKRFVELIRDRTGLLNEQGQDCYGFVHKTFQEYLCAEEIDYQADNDGDFEIVLNQIREHLHDSHWREVLLLLIAQQQPKKAARAIKAVLTNKSDYEQWLHRDLLFAGNCLAENQKNLRGADRGLVQDILERLVKLEVSGETRLGDNIRNQVDQIIFSFNETDFQAQVLELLKEQSDLIDDERLLEYRAELGEKDQVIEIYLERLKDNDSFVGYMVANALGELGNSSETVVNPLLALLEDNDSGVRRRAADALGKLGNTSDTVVKALLELLKDNDSGMRITAARALGELGNRLETVVKALLALLEDNHSFVSITAAEALLKLGDNSDILVNRLLALLEDNDKDVCITVGDVLGEFGNNSKTLVNGLLALLEHHDSDVRRTAADALVKLGNSSETLVKSLLALLEHNHDTVRMRAADALGELGHSSDTVVNALLAGLEDNDPDVRMRAADALGELGHSSDTVVKRLLAMLEDNYSDVRRTAAEALVKLGHSSDTVVNALLALLQDNHSDVRQDAADALGKLGNNSETVVNALLERLQDEHFGVRSDAARALGKLGKISNHILPTVIEWIEQHQDSGYVGSGIDVLWDLVVDRE; this comes from the coding sequence ATGTTTGAAGTATTATCACTTTCAGCTATTTTGGAAATACCGAAAATAGCGTCATCTTTGTTAGCTGCAGTCAAAGTAGGAAAGGGTATAGCGCAATTTCTGAATAAAAGCGATCTCGAAAAAGCGATCAAAGCTGGAGCAGAAGCAGTTGATCAATGGGAAAAACAATTCTATATTAAAGAGCACTTATTTTATAAGATCGGCCCGGATGGATTCAAGGGATCTAAGAATTTTTTGGGCAACTATTTTACTCATCCAGAGGTTTTGAAGGAATTAACCAAACCCTTACTTAATCAAGGAAAGCCAGACTGTGATTTTTTAGTCAGGCTATTTCAACAGCAAGCTGAAACCAACAACATTAAACTAAATCAAAAAGCAAGTCTACAGGATTGGATAAAGACCTTTGTTAATGCTTATTTTCAGCAAACTGCTACTTATCTAAAGTTTCAGGTAGCTAAACAGGATTATTGTAACCAGTTAGCAAACTGGTTTAATGATGTTAAATTTGCTGGCATGGCTGTGGCTGGGCAAGAAGTAGAAAAATCGGAGAAGTTAGCCCAGATTTTTGTAATGCCAGATGTGGTGGAAGAGGTATCAACTGCTAGGGATTTGGAATTGGAACGGTTAACAGAGGAAAGTGGTGAAAAATCAGAAAGGGCGCTGTTGGAAAAGAGGACTGGCCGGAAATTTTTGGCTAATCAGTTATTAAGTCAAAATCAGTCAAGACGAGTAGTGATATTAGGTGCGCCAGGCTCCGGTAAAACCACCTTAATGAGTTATTTTGCGGTAATGTTAGCTCAGGGCAAGCCTAAGGTGCGATTAGATGATGATACTGACTGGCTACCGATTTTAATTAGGATACGAGACTTGGCCAGACATCCAGATAAAAGCCTAATCGACTATGCCCGGATGTTTGCTGAAAAAACCATGGCCGTCAAACCCTTACCAGAAGGATTTTTTGACCATTGGTTGTCTGATGGTAGAGCCTTAATATTGCTGGATGGTTTGGATGAAGTAGCAGAAGACGCTAAACGGTATGATGTGGTTAGGCGCATCAATAGTTTTTTAGGACAGTTTGACAGAAATCGCGCTATTATTACATCTAGACCGGCTGGTTATCGGCGCGACTTTTTCCGCACTGAGGACTTTCCCCACTATCAAATTGAACCCTTTGATGACCAGAAAATTTCGACCTTTATTGATAACTGGTATAACAGTCGGTTTCAAGACCAAGCAGAAGCGGAAAGGCGCAAGCAGACGTTACGAAAGGCTCTGGATGATAATGACCGGATTAAGTTGTTGGCACGAAATCCGTTATTGTTGACAATTATTGCCTTGATTCATCGGTATCAAGCAGTATTGCCCAAGGAGCGCCATAAGCTTTATGACAAGGCGGTGGAGACTTTGTTAACCTCTTGGGATGCTAATAAAGAGTTAAGTAGTGATAAGCGGTTAACCCATTTGGGTTTGGATGATTTACGCCGGTTGATGGAATCCCTGGCTTATTGGATTCATAGCCAGGAAAATGTTGAAAATAACGACAGTGGCACGCTGATTGACCGGGATGAGTTGATTGATCAGTTGAAGCAGCAGATTAAAGCCATGAAGGAGGTGAAGCTTCATGAAGCCGAGAAAGAGGCGAAACGATTTGTAGAATTGATTCGCGATCGCACCGGTTTGTTGAATGAGCAGGGGCAAGATTGTTATGGGTTTGTCCATAAGACCTTTCAGGAATATTTGTGTGCTGAAGAGATTGACTATCAAGCCGATAATGACGGGGATTTTGAGATTGTTTTGAATCAGATTCGGGAGCATTTGCATGACTCCCACTGGCGCGAGGTGTTACTATTGCTGATAGCACAACAACAACCGAAGAAGGCGGCGAGGGCAATTAAGGCAGTTTTGACTAATAAGAGTGACTATGAGCAGTGGTTGCATCGGGATTTGTTGTTTGCTGGTAATTGTTTGGCGGAAAATCAAAAGAATTTGCGTGGTGCTGATCGCGGGTTGGTGCAAGATATTTTAGAGCGGTTGGTTAAGTTAGAGGTGAGTGGTGAGACTCGGCTTGGTGATAATATTAGGAATCAGGTTGATCAGATAATTTTTAGTTTCAATGAAACGGATTTTCAAGCACAGGTATTGGAATTGTTGAAAGAGCAATCTGATTTAATTGATGATGAACGATTGCTGGAGTATCGAGCTGAGTTAGGGGAAAAAGATCAGGTAATTGAAATATATCTAGAACGACTAAAGGATAATGACTCTTTTGTGGGTTATATGGTAGCCAATGCCTTGGGTGAATTGGGCAACAGCTCAGAAACCGTAGTCAACCCCCTACTAGCACTGCTTGAGGATAATGACTCTGGTGTGCGTAGAAGGGCAGCCGATGCCTTGGGTAAATTGGGCAACACCTCAGACACCGTAGTCAAGGCTCTACTAGAACTACTAAAGGATAATGACTCTGGTATGCGTATAACCGCAGCTAGAGCCTTGGGTGAATTGGGAAACAGGTTAGAAACTGTAGTCAAGGCTCTACTTGCACTGCTTGAGGATAATCACTCTTTTGTCAGTATAACGGCAGCCGAAGCCTTGCTTAAATTGGGCGACAACTCAGACATCCTAGTCAACCGCCTACTAGCACTGCTTGAGGATAATGACAAAGATGTATGTATAACGGTAGGCGATGTCTTGGGTGAATTCGGCAACAACTCAAAAACCCTAGTCAACGGCCTACTAGCACTGCTTGAGCATCATGACTCTGATGTGCGTAGAACGGCAGCCGATGCCTTGGTTAAATTGGGCAACAGCTCAGAAACCCTAGTCAAAAGCCTACTAGCACTGCTTGAGCATAATCACGATACTGTGCGTATGAGGGCAGCCGATGCCTTGGGTGAATTGGGCCACAGCTCAGACACCGTAGTCAATGCCCTACTAGCAGGGCTTGAGGATAATGACCCTGATGTGCGTATGAGGGCAGCCGATGCCTTGGGTGAATTGGGCCACAGCTCAGACACCGTAGTCAAGCGCCTACTAGCAATGCTTGAGGATAATTACTCTGATGTGCGTAGAACGGCAGCTGAAGCCTTGGTTAAATTGGGCCACAGCTCAGACACTGTAGTCAACGCTCTACTTGCACTGCTTCAGGATAATCACTCTGATGTGCGTCAGGATGCAGCCGATGCCTTAGGCAAATTGGGCAACAACTCAGAAACTGTAGTCAACGCCCTACTAGAACGCCTTCAAGATGAGCATTTTGGTGTGCGTAGCGACGCAGCCAGAGCCCTGGGCAAATTGGGCAAAATATCCAATCATATTCTCCCTACTGTAATTGAATGGATTGAACAACACCAGGATTCAGGCTATGTGGGCAGTGGTATTGATGTGCTGTGGGATTTAGTTGTAGATAGGGAGTAG